A part of Lacibacter sp. H407 genomic DNA contains:
- a CDS encoding DUF5777 family beta-barrel protein, which produces MLDKKYMLLLIMLISSCFLTAQEIDLNKQLEEEKEKPKTQYTANTFQSTRIINSHSIEITPKGYMDFRIAHRFGTVNGGFYELFGLDNASMRMSFDFGLTPNLMFGVGRSTYQKQYDAFGKYRFLRQSKGERTMPISAAIASSIMLTTLKWQDPTRENLFSSRLQYAHQLIIARKFSEGTAIQLMPTMVHYNLVPKASDPNDILALGIGGRQRITKMVSVNAEYYYLLPGSRFEGTTNSFSIGFDLETAGHVFQLHFTNSRGMTERTFISETAGSWGKGNILFGFNISRMFNLQKKKKVKTA; this is translated from the coding sequence ATGCTTGATAAAAAATATATGTTGTTATTGATAATGCTTATCAGTAGTTGTTTTCTCACAGCACAAGAGATCGATCTCAACAAACAACTTGAAGAGGAAAAAGAAAAACCTAAAACACAGTACACAGCCAATACATTTCAATCAACACGCATCATCAACAGTCATTCCATTGAAATTACACCAAAGGGTTATATGGATTTTCGTATTGCACACCGCTTCGGCACAGTCAATGGTGGCTTTTATGAATTGTTTGGATTAGATAATGCCAGCATGCGTATGAGTTTCGATTTTGGTTTAACACCCAATCTTATGTTCGGGGTTGGAAGAAGCACTTATCAAAAACAATACGATGCATTCGGCAAGTATCGCTTTCTCCGGCAAAGCAAAGGCGAACGGACTATGCCCATCAGTGCGGCTATTGCATCATCCATCATGCTTACAACATTAAAATGGCAAGACCCGACAAGAGAGAATCTGTTTTCATCACGTTTGCAATATGCCCATCAACTCATCATTGCCCGTAAGTTTTCAGAAGGTACGGCCATTCAACTGATGCCAACGATGGTGCATTACAATCTTGTACCAAAGGCCAGCGATCCAAATGATATTCTGGCGTTGGGCATTGGTGGTCGTCAACGTATAACTAAAATGGTATCGGTGAATGCAGAATATTATTACCTGTTGCCGGGGTCCCGTTTCGAAGGAACCACCAACTCTTTTTCCATTGGCTTCGATCTTGAAACTGCCGGGCATGTGTTTCAACTTCATTTCACCAATTCACGTGGTATGACGGAGCGAACATTCATCAGCGAAACGGCTGGCAGTTGGGGCAAAGGAAACATCCTCTTTGGTTTCAACATTTCACGGATGTTCAACTTGCAAAAGAAAAAGAAGGTTAAAACAGCATAA
- a CDS encoding homocysteine S-methyltransferase family protein produces MDIRKELEKRILVIDGAMGTMIQRHKLEEADYRGERFKDWHCDVKGNNDLLSITQPQIITGIHKQYLDAGADIIETNTFSSTSIAQADYDMQSLAYELNVASAKCAREAIQQSGKTAFVAGAIGPLNKTLSLSPDVNNPGYRAVTFDEVVTAYYEQIKGLVDGGVDVLLIETIFDTLNAKAAIFAIKKYFHDTNKPELPIMISGTITDASGRTLSGQTLEAFYISVMHANPLSIGLNCALGAHEMRPHIEELSQIASCYVSAYPNAGLPNAMGEYDEEPSDTGHYLEEWAKEGWVNIVGGCCGTTPDHIKHIADHVKKLQPRELPVVEAAF; encoded by the coding sequence ATGGACATCAGAAAAGAACTCGAAAAAAGAATCCTCGTTATTGATGGCGCAATGGGCACCATGATCCAGCGGCATAAATTGGAAGAAGCTGATTACAGAGGCGAACGTTTCAAAGATTGGCATTGCGATGTTAAAGGCAACAATGATCTGCTAAGTATCACACAACCACAGATCATTACCGGTATTCACAAACAATATTTAGATGCAGGTGCTGATATTATTGAAACAAATACGTTCAGCAGCACCAGCATTGCACAAGCCGATTACGATATGCAATCGTTGGCTTATGAGTTAAATGTTGCTTCTGCAAAATGTGCAAGAGAGGCGATTCAGCAATCGGGCAAAACTGCGTTTGTTGCCGGCGCCATCGGGCCTTTAAATAAAACATTGTCACTTTCTCCCGATGTAAATAATCCCGGTTACCGTGCTGTTACATTTGATGAAGTTGTAACTGCATACTACGAACAGATCAAAGGCTTGGTTGATGGTGGCGTGGATGTATTGTTGATCGAAACCATTTTCGATACACTCAATGCGAAAGCTGCCATCTTCGCCATCAAGAAATATTTTCATGATACCAATAAGCCAGAGTTGCCGATCATGATCAGTGGTACCATCACTGATGCAAGTGGAAGAACTTTGAGCGGACAGACACTTGAAGCTTTTTACATTTCAGTAATGCATGCCAATCCATTAAGTATTGGTTTGAACTGTGCATTAGGTGCGCATGAAATGCGTCCGCACATTGAAGAGCTTTCGCAGATCGCTTCCTGTTATGTATCTGCTTATCCCAATGCAGGCTTACCAAATGCAATGGGTGAGTATGACGAAGAACCTTCAGATACCGGTCATTACTTAGAAGAATGGGCAAAAGAAGGTTGGGTGAATATTGTTGGCGGCTGTTGTGGTACCACACCTGATCACATTAAACATATAGCAGATCATGTGAAGAAATTGCAGCCGAGGGAATTGCCGGTTGTAGAAGCAGCTTTTTGA
- a CDS encoding GxxExxY protein: MQNETEIREWLGKEIVDIAYQIHLTLGPGLLEKVYEACFCYELKKREIPFVTQKKVPILYDGIEFEEALKLDILVDDRIIIELKAQENFNPVWEAQLLSYMRLTDKQLGFIINFTVPLIKNGIKRMIL; encoded by the coding sequence ATGCAGAATGAAACAGAAATAAGAGAATGGCTTGGCAAAGAGATAGTAGATATCGCTTACCAAATTCATTTAACACTTGGGCCGGGTTTACTGGAAAAAGTGTACGAAGCCTGTTTTTGCTATGAATTAAAGAAAAGAGAAATCCCTTTTGTTACACAAAAGAAAGTTCCCATTCTGTACGATGGTATTGAGTTTGAAGAAGCCTTAAAACTTGATATACTTGTTGATGACAGAATTATTATTGAATTAAAAGCTCAGGAAAATTTTAACCCTGTATGGGAAGCTCAGCTTCTAAGCTATATGCGCCTAACAGATAAACAACTTGGCTTTATTATAAACTTTACTGTTCCATTAATTAAAAACGGCATCAAGCGCATGATCCTTTGA
- the metH gene encoding methionine synthase, translating into MNTIKPYSRFSGLEPLVVRPETNFLNVGERTNVTGSKKFARLIRENQYEEALSIARQQVENGAQIIDVNMDDALLDGVHAMTTFINLMQSEPDIAKIPLMIDSSKFEIIEAGLKCVQGKSIVNSISMKEGEEKFIEQARICRMYGASVIVMAFDEKGQADTKQRKVEICHRAYKILTEQVGFAPQDIIFDPNIFAIATGLEEHNNYGVDFIEATKEIKELMPLTKVSGGVSNLSFSFRGNEHVREAMHSVFLYYAIKAGMDMGIVNAGQLVVYDEIEPNLRNLCEDVILNRNNDNNEATEKLINFAETVKAKGKEIVKDEAWRNSSVEERLKHSLVNGITDYIDIDTEEARQKYSAPLEVIEGPLMAGMDVVGDLFGAGKMFLPQVVKSARVMKKSVAILTPYIEQEKEDRKQAHLAAGTVNEESAGAAKILLATVKGDVHDIGKNIVGVVLGCNGYDVIDLGVMVSTDKILDTAQKENVDIIGLSGLITPSLDEMVHVAHEMKRRGMKQPLLIGGATTSRMHTAVKINPQYDEGVIHVLDASRSVTVAGNLLSPEQKPAFLQGIQAEYEKLRDDFNNKKVVKQFLRFEEAQKNKVKIDWTAFTLVAPTFTGAKRFDAYDLEEIRNYIDWQPFFIAWELHGKFPAILSDSIVGVEATKLYNDANALLDKIVKEKWLTAKGTIGFWPANSDGKDSVAVLHEQAGPDEVLHLQFLRQQIKKTEGQPNISLADFIAPAETKAQDHIGAFAVTIHGIEEHIKRFEAAHDDYNKIMLQALADRLAEAFAEVLHQRTRKEFWGYAKDETLSNEDLIKEQYIGIRPAPGYPACPDHTEKYKLFSLLGGEEATGIHLTESLAMYPASSVCGWYFAHPESKYFGVGKIEKDQLNDYTKRKGMSLEEATRWLRPILE; encoded by the coding sequence ATGAATACTATTAAACCATATTCAAGATTCAGCGGATTAGAGCCTTTGGTTGTTCGTCCGGAAACCAACTTTTTAAACGTTGGTGAACGTACCAATGTAACCGGTAGTAAAAAGTTTGCACGTCTTATTCGTGAAAACCAATACGAAGAAGCATTAAGCATTGCACGCCAGCAGGTAGAGAATGGTGCACAGATCATTGATGTAAACATGGATGATGCTTTGCTCGATGGTGTACATGCCATGACCACATTCATCAACCTCATGCAAAGTGAACCTGACATTGCCAAGATTCCGTTGATGATCGACTCATCAAAATTTGAGATCATCGAAGCAGGTTTGAAATGTGTGCAGGGGAAAAGTATTGTAAACTCTATCTCCATGAAAGAAGGAGAAGAAAAATTTATTGAACAGGCACGCATCTGTCGCATGTATGGCGCATCAGTCATCGTCATGGCCTTTGATGAAAAAGGACAGGCAGATACCAAACAACGCAAAGTAGAGATCTGTCACCGTGCTTATAAAATATTAACGGAGCAGGTTGGCTTTGCGCCACAGGATATCATCTTCGATCCAAACATCTTTGCCATTGCAACAGGTTTGGAAGAACACAATAACTACGGTGTTGATTTTATTGAAGCAACCAAAGAAATTAAAGAACTGATGCCGCTTACCAAAGTAAGTGGTGGTGTAAGTAACCTTTCGTTCTCCTTCCGTGGTAATGAACATGTACGTGAAGCCATGCACAGTGTGTTTCTCTACTATGCTATCAAAGCCGGTATGGATATGGGTATTGTGAATGCTGGTCAGCTGGTGGTTTACGATGAAATTGAACCGAACCTTCGAAACCTCTGTGAAGATGTAATTCTCAACCGCAACAACGATAACAACGAAGCCACTGAAAAGCTCATCAATTTTGCAGAGACAGTAAAAGCAAAAGGAAAAGAAATTGTAAAAGATGAAGCTTGGCGCAACAGTTCTGTTGAAGAACGTTTGAAACATTCGTTGGTAAATGGCATCACTGATTATATTGATATTGATACCGAAGAAGCAAGACAGAAATACAGTGCGCCGCTTGAAGTGATTGAAGGACCGCTTATGGCCGGCATGGATGTAGTGGGTGATCTGTTTGGTGCAGGTAAAATGTTTTTGCCACAGGTGGTAAAGAGTGCAAGGGTGATGAAGAAGAGTGTGGCGATCCTTACACCTTATATTGAACAGGAAAAAGAAGATCGCAAACAGGCGCATCTTGCAGCAGGAACAGTGAATGAAGAAAGTGCCGGTGCTGCAAAAATTTTATTGGCAACAGTTAAAGGTGATGTGCATGATATTGGTAAAAATATTGTGGGTGTTGTACTCGGTTGTAATGGTTATGATGTAATTGACCTGGGTGTAATGGTATCAACCGATAAAATTTTAGATACGGCACAAAAAGAAAATGTAGATATCATTGGCTTGAGTGGATTGATCACGCCTTCGCTTGATGAAATGGTGCATGTGGCACATGAAATGAAACGCAGAGGCATGAAGCAACCATTGCTCATTGGTGGTGCAACCACTTCACGTATGCATACAGCGGTGAAAATTAATCCGCAGTACGACGAAGGTGTAATTCATGTATTGGATGCGAGCCGTAGTGTAACTGTTGCAGGTAACTTATTAAGTCCGGAACAGAAACCTGCGTTCCTGCAAGGCATACAGGCAGAGTATGAAAAACTGCGTGATGATTTTAATAATAAGAAAGTTGTAAAACAGTTTTTACGTTTTGAAGAGGCGCAGAAGAATAAAGTAAAAATTGACTGGACTGCCTTCACGCTTGTTGCACCAACATTCACCGGAGCAAAACGATTCGATGCATACGATCTGGAGGAGATCAGGAACTATATTGACTGGCAACCATTCTTTATTGCGTGGGAACTGCATGGTAAATTCCCGGCTATCTTAAGCGACAGCATTGTAGGTGTTGAAGCAACCAAACTTTACAATGATGCAAATGCATTGCTGGATAAGATCGTTAAAGAAAAATGGTTAACTGCAAAGGGAACCATTGGTTTCTGGCCTGCGAACAGCGATGGAAAAGATTCTGTTGCGGTATTGCACGAACAGGCAGGACCGGATGAAGTACTGCATCTTCAATTCCTTCGTCAGCAGATCAAGAAAACAGAAGGACAACCGAATATTTCCTTAGCCGACTTTATTGCACCTGCTGAAACAAAAGCACAGGATCATATTGGCGCATTCGCTGTTACCATTCACGGGATTGAAGAGCACATCAAACGTTTTGAAGCAGCACATGATGATTATAACAAGATCATGTTACAGGCATTGGCCGATCGTTTAGCCGAAGCATTTGCTGAAGTGTTGCATCAACGTACAAGGAAAGAATTCTGGGGTTATGCAAAAGATGAAACGCTGAGCAATGAAGATCTCATCAAAGAGCAATACATCGGTATTCGTCCGGCACCGGGCTACCCTGCCTGTCCGGATCATACAGAAAAGTATAAATTATTTTCACTGCTTGGTGGCGAAGAAGCAACCGGTATTCATTTAACGGAATCACTGGCCATGTATCCGGCATCCTCTGTATGCGGCTGGTACTTTGCTCATCCTGAATCAAAATATTTTGGTGTCGGTAAAATTGAAAAAGATCAGTTGAATGATTATACCAAACGTAAAGGAATGAGTTTGGAAGAAGCGACAAGATGGTTGAGGCCGATACTGGAATGA
- a CDS encoding LuxR C-terminal-related transcriptional regulator has protein sequence MKQEPFDLAFNRMFKWFGSDSLPSQLQIELDLYKKLLNFFLVGDSYYFVINHHNLMIEYISNEVEDVIGYLPSEFSIPFMNAKIHPDDRSFFLAIGNSVVDFFSHLPMDKLLKYKVRYDIRFRKKDGNYARILYQGILLEHDTNGRFLRTLNMHSDITYLKQEGKPMLSFIGMEGEPSYLDVVSEKAFVESKEEFTRREKQVLKLLIEGKPSKEISSLLKISKQTVDTHRKNMLHKKHLNNTGELIGKAIRGGWI, from the coding sequence ATGAAACAGGAGCCTTTTGATCTGGCATTTAACCGGATGTTTAAATGGTTTGGTAGTGATTCTTTGCCAAGCCAGTTACAGATCGAACTTGATCTTTACAAGAAGCTGTTGAATTTTTTCCTCGTTGGCGATTCGTATTACTTTGTGATCAACCATCATAACCTGATGATTGAATACATCAGTAATGAAGTTGAAGATGTGATCGGATATCTTCCATCTGAATTTAGCATCCCCTTCATGAACGCAAAGATCCATCCCGACGATCGTTCCTTTTTTTTAGCTATCGGCAACAGTGTGGTTGATTTTTTCTCCCACCTGCCGATGGATAAACTCTTGAAGTATAAAGTGCGATATGATATCCGGTTCCGGAAAAAAGATGGCAACTATGCCCGCATTCTTTACCAGGGAATATTATTAGAACATGATACGAACGGACGGTTTTTACGAACACTAAATATGCATTCAGATATTACTTACCTGAAGCAGGAGGGTAAACCCATGCTTTCATTTATCGGGATGGAAGGTGAGCCTTCTTATTTAGATGTTGTGTCGGAAAAGGCATTTGTTGAAAGCAAAGAAGAATTTACGAGACGTGAAAAACAGGTGTTGAAATTATTGATCGAAGGAAAACCGAGTAAAGAGATCAGCAGTTTACTGAAGATCAGTAAACAAACTGTAGATACACATCGTAAGAATATGCTGCATAAAAAACATTTGAATAATACAGGCGAGTTGATTGGAAAGGCAATTAGAGGTGGATGGATATGA
- a CDS encoding vanadium-dependent haloperoxidase: MSKKLQGALFLLLFLSFANFSCQKEVSEDLAQEKNVSPSNKTGVNGHLQQAKTFSSDVIIRWLNMQMEMLRLPLPAGTGAQATDRSQAYCGIAAYEAVVNGMPAYQSLENQLTDFPEMPKTEPGKAYHWAASANAALAEMNRRLFPTTSAANKTAMNNLESTLQATYATEVNDATLQRSIAFGKEVAIRIFAWAATDGSANVNPPYVPPVGMGLWVPTAATPAINPYASQRRLLTPASANGTTLTPLPAFSTDPSSDYYAMVKEVYDASLTLTTEQKAMADYFKDNPGYGAGGTYVAAFTQALNIAQFKLDMAALAYAKVGIAQHDATIVLFINKYIFNVMRPITYIRLYINPAWNTYIPTPNHPEFPSGHATITGGALTMMSNVFGEKFPMTLHTYDYLNYPPRSYSTFTQMGLDIANSRIYGGLHYRLTCERSIAQGKKVAENIISTVKFLKE, translated from the coding sequence ATGAGCAAAAAACTTCAAGGGGCGCTTTTTCTGTTGCTGTTCCTTTCCTTCGCTAATTTTTCCTGCCAAAAAGAAGTAAGCGAAGATCTTGCACAGGAAAAAAATGTCAGCCCGTCGAACAAGACCGGTGTAAACGGCCATCTGCAGCAGGCCAAAACATTCTCTTCTGATGTAATTATCCGTTGGTTAAATATGCAAATGGAGATGCTACGATTGCCACTGCCCGCAGGAACAGGTGCTCAGGCTACGGATCGCAGCCAGGCGTATTGTGGTATTGCGGCTTACGAGGCTGTTGTAAATGGTATGCCTGCTTATCAATCGCTCGAGAATCAATTAACGGACTTTCCGGAAATGCCAAAAACAGAACCCGGCAAAGCTTATCATTGGGCAGCAAGTGCCAATGCGGCGTTGGCTGAAATGAACAGGCGACTTTTTCCAACTACTTCAGCGGCCAATAAAACTGCGATGAATAATCTGGAAAGCACCCTGCAAGCTACCTATGCTACCGAAGTAAACGATGCAACCTTGCAACGTTCCATTGCTTTTGGAAAAGAAGTCGCAATAAGAATTTTTGCGTGGGCAGCAACTGATGGTTCAGCAAATGTAAATCCACCATACGTTCCACCTGTTGGGATGGGTCTTTGGGTACCTACTGCAGCAACACCTGCAATAAATCCGTATGCAAGTCAGCGCAGGTTACTTACACCTGCCTCAGCAAATGGCACAACACTTACACCATTACCGGCGTTTTCAACAGATCCATCGTCTGATTATTATGCCATGGTGAAAGAAGTGTATGATGCATCACTTACATTAACAACGGAGCAAAAAGCAATGGCTGATTATTTTAAGGATAATCCCGGCTATGGTGCGGGTGGCACTTATGTAGCTGCATTTACACAAGCACTCAACATAGCACAATTCAAACTGGATATGGCAGCGCTGGCTTACGCCAAAGTTGGTATTGCTCAGCATGATGCTACGATTGTTTTGTTTATAAACAAATACATTTTCAATGTGATGCGTCCGATCACCTATATACGGTTATACATAAATCCTGCATGGAATACCTATATCCCAACTCCCAATCATCCTGAGTTTCCTTCAGGCCACGCAACAATAACAGGTGGTGCATTGACAATGATGAGCAATGTGTTTGGAGAAAAATTTCCCATGACGCTGCACACATACGATTACCTGAATTATCCTCCACGTAGTTACAGCACGTTCACACAAATGGGATTAGATATTGCCAACAGCAGAATATATGGTGGCTTGCACTACAGGCTTACCTGCGAAAGAAGCATTGCACAGGGTAAAAAAGTAGCAGAAAATATCATCAGCACTGTAAAGTTTTTGAAAGAGTAA
- a CDS encoding fasciclin domain-containing protein translates to MKRVKLLALSIAAVVTVSTVNAQTSTSNKMKEKTVEVGGAPMYPSKNIVENAVNSNDHTTLVAAVKAAGLVETLMSAGPFTVFAPTNAAFEKLPAGTVETLVKPENKATLTAILTYHVVAGRLDAKEIARLIKEGNGKAELTTVQGGKLWLWMKDKTLWIKDEKGGMASVTIKDVYQSNGVIHVIDAVVLPKG, encoded by the coding sequence ATGAAAAGAGTAAAATTGTTAGCCTTGTCAATTGCAGCGGTTGTTACCGTAAGTACAGTGAATGCACAAACTTCAACATCTAATAAGATGAAAGAAAAAACAGTGGAAGTTGGCGGTGCGCCCATGTACCCTTCAAAAAATATTGTGGAGAATGCAGTCAATTCAAATGATCACACAACATTGGTTGCAGCTGTTAAAGCAGCTGGCCTGGTTGAAACATTAATGAGTGCTGGCCCGTTTACCGTATTCGCTCCTACTAATGCAGCGTTTGAAAAATTACCTGCAGGTACAGTTGAAACATTAGTAAAGCCTGAAAACAAAGCAACACTTACAGCAATACTCACGTATCATGTTGTAGCCGGCCGTTTGGATGCAAAAGAAATTGCACGCCTTATTAAAGAAGGAAATGGCAAAGCTGAATTAACAACTGTGCAAGGTGGAAAATTATGGTTATGGATGAAAGACAAAACACTCTGGATCAAAGATGAGAAGGGTGGAATGGCATCTGTAACAATCAAAGATGTTTATCAAAGTAATGGCGTTATCCATGTTATCGACGCCGTTGTTTTGCCGAAAGGCTAA
- a CDS encoding DUF4331 family protein, giving the protein MKKRKVLLTVLAAVVAVTGGIIYAADHLDAPAVSNQTTDITDVYVFNGENTNNLVFVANTQGLLSPSATGAAKFDEKTLIEFNIDNNGDNVEDLVLQAIVMNGKMRVYGPYRPAATGTRSVIVPSAFTAQADVTPYGQAAKIGEGNGIKVFAGPRDDPFFFDLNQFKKVIGGTAAGFNNPGDDTFKGTNVMSVVIEVPKSRLGASSTGALSVWAESKKAIN; this is encoded by the coding sequence ATGAAAAAGAGAAAAGTTTTACTGACTGTACTGGCTGCAGTAGTAGCGGTAACCGGAGGCATCATTTACGCCGCCGATCACCTGGATGCACCAGCTGTATCAAACCAAACAACTGACATTACCGATGTGTATGTCTTCAATGGTGAAAACACAAACAACCTTGTATTTGTCGCAAATACACAAGGTTTACTTTCACCATCAGCAACCGGTGCTGCAAAATTCGATGAAAAAACACTCATTGAATTCAATATCGACAACAACGGTGACAATGTTGAAGATCTTGTTTTGCAGGCAATTGTTATGAATGGAAAAATGCGTGTATACGGTCCTTACAGACCAGCCGCAACTGGAACAAGAAGTGTAATTGTGCCAAGTGCATTTACTGCGCAAGCTGACGTAACTCCTTACGGTCAAGCAGCGAAGATTGGCGAAGGAAATGGCATTAAAGTATTTGCCGGTCCACGTGATGATCCGTTCTTTTTTGATCTGAATCAATTCAAAAAAGTAATTGGCGGAACAGCGGCAGGTTTTAACAATCCCGGTGATGATACATTCAAAGGCACAAACGTAATGAGCGTTGTTATTGAAGTTCCCAAATCAAGATTGGGTGCAAGCAGCACAGGCGCATTAAGTGTATGGGCTGAATCAAAAAAAGCAATCAACTAA
- a CDS encoding DUF4331 family protein — MKLKIGLYTVLAGAMFFVACKKGENTPATQQVYELQDQMARPAINTVFVGSADKDAFNGTIPSAMNAAFFTKFKTNFLALNPGYTTNALGQNVDQLIGLLVTDVLNVSTTAPKTTFFDGTNILTGRALGDDVIDVELLLLFGGPDGSSNPGLTSDKVSMNDKAFLTSFPYLATPH, encoded by the coding sequence ATGAAACTTAAAATAGGTTTATACACAGTTCTCGCAGGCGCTATGTTTTTTGTAGCCTGTAAGAAAGGCGAAAACACACCTGCTACACAACAGGTTTACGAATTACAGGATCAAATGGCTCGTCCTGCTATTAATACAGTATTCGTAGGCAGCGCCGATAAAGACGCTTTCAACGGAACCATTCCTTCAGCAATGAACGCTGCGTTCTTCACCAAGTTCAAAACAAATTTTCTTGCACTCAATCCAGGTTACACAACCAATGCATTGGGCCAAAATGTAGATCAGTTGATCGGTTTATTGGTAACAGATGTATTGAATGTATCAACTACCGCTCCTAAAACAACGTTTTTTGACGGTACCAATATTTTAACCGGTCGTGCACTGGGCGATGATGTAATTGATGTGGAATTATTGTTATTGTTTGGCGGTCCTGATGGAAGTTCAAACCCCGGCCTTACAAGCGATAAAGTAAGTATGAATGATAAAGCATTCCTTACTTCATTCCCTTACCTCGCAACACCTCATTAA
- a CDS encoding tetratricopeptide repeat protein, producing the protein MYKLSIIACWFSFLFACSTKNNAVVQEEIVTNLMEQKSASTSSEVLKADMQFWTMRLEEKANDDLVAQIKLAGLYSRRFQYSGNINDVHQSDSLYRIANQIQHKFGSGVYRSLAANCVTQHKFLQADLYLDSAAIMGDDLYFTRLQQFDVKLELGQMKEAEAILNSLRSKTNFDYYSRAAKLEDHKGNSEASISFMEKAYADVLESKNEQLLLWVKTNLADMYGHNNRIQESYQLYTEVIKENPDYFHAWKGIAWIAYSNDKNTTLAKKILIWLQEKHPVPDYDLLLSEIAAFEQNNDAKNKYLASFIDKVSNPAYGDMYNKYMFSILSDELNDPKEAMKIAQTEINNRPTPQSYELFAWALYKNGQLNEATRIAQSRIINKTFEPDALFHIGLLLKQSGDKTAAKQYLTEALESSFELGPLVTNEIKQELKTL; encoded by the coding sequence ATGTACAAGTTATCTATCATCGCCTGCTGGTTTAGCTTTCTGTTTGCCTGCTCAACAAAAAATAATGCTGTTGTACAGGAAGAGATCGTCACAAATTTGATGGAACAGAAAAGCGCAAGTACTTCATCTGAAGTACTGAAAGCAGATATGCAGTTCTGGACAATGCGATTGGAAGAAAAAGCGAATGATGATTTGGTTGCACAAATCAAACTTGCCGGATTGTACAGCAGAAGGTTTCAATACAGCGGCAATATCAACGACGTACATCAAAGTGATAGCTTGTATCGTATAGCCAATCAAATTCAACACAAATTCGGTTCAGGTGTTTATCGTTCACTTGCCGCCAACTGTGTTACACAACACAAATTTTTACAGGCTGATCTTTATTTGGATTCTGCTGCCATCATGGGCGATGATCTCTATTTTACCAGACTGCAACAGTTTGATGTAAAACTGGAGCTGGGTCAAATGAAAGAAGCAGAAGCTATCCTCAACAGTCTTCGTTCAAAAACCAATTTCGATTACTACAGTCGTGCAGCCAAACTGGAAGATCACAAAGGAAACAGTGAAGCAAGTATCAGCTTTATGGAAAAAGCATACGCTGATGTGCTGGAATCAAAAAATGAGCAATTACTGCTTTGGGTAAAAACAAACCTGGCCGATATGTATGGCCACAACAACCGCATTCAGGAATCGTATCAACTCTATACTGAAGTAATCAAAGAAAATCCTGACTATTTCCATGCATGGAAAGGAATTGCATGGATCGCCTATTCAAACGACAAGAACACAACCCTTGCGAAAAAAATATTGATCTGGTTACAGGAAAAACATCCTGTTCCCGACTACGATCTGCTGCTGAGTGAAATTGCTGCCTTTGAACAAAACAATGATGCAAAAAATAAATACCTCGCTTCGTTTATTGACAAAGTAAGCAACCCGGCTTATGGTGATATGTACAACAAATACATGTTCAGCATTTTAAGTGATGAACTGAACGATCCAAAAGAAGCCATGAAAATTGCACAAACAGAAATTAATAACCGCCCCACTCCGCAATCGTACGAACTGTTTGCATGGGCACTCTATAAAAACGGACAATTAAACGAAGCAACACGTATTGCACAAAGCCGTATCATCAACAAAACATTTGAACCCGACGCTCTTTTCCATATCGGATTATTATTAAAACAAAGCGGCGATAAAACTGCAGCCAAACAATACTTAACGGAAGCATTGGAAAGTAGTTTTGAATTAGGCCCGCTGGTTACGAATGAAATTAAACAGGAATTAAAAACGCTATAA